ACCGCGCATGTCCTTCAAGCCGACTGAAACCCCGACACCGCCAGCGGTCCAGATTGGCACCCTGGACCAATTACCGTACACGGCATTGGTCCCTACGATACCAGCCGCCCCTGGTTGATGGTGCATGACGACGCGTCGTTACCTTTGGCGGCCCAGGTGTGTGAGGGCGTTGCACTGCAATTGCTGACGCAACACGCTCCAGATTATGCCCGGCTGTACCTGTTCGAGTCCGCCCCGAGCCCGAACTTCGCCCAGATCAAACGGCTGTTGGCCGCCTCGCATCAGCGTTGGGGACAACACCTTCTGACCGCCCGTGACTGTCTCAAGCACTTGACTGAATTGGAGGAACTGACCCACCGCCGGTTTGCCCTGCTGGCACAGGCCGAGGTCGCGGATATCCATGCCTACAATGCCGCGGCGGCCCATGCCGAACCCGTGGTCTACTTGTTGATCAGCGTTTCTTGCCCAAGCCGTCTCCTGACCCGCTAACGCGGGACGGGGTTTGTAGACCGTCCTGAATGTTTTCGCACTTCCTCAGCCCCGGACCGCCTAGAGTCCAAGGCTTCAGCCTTGGTCCCCCCATCCAAGGCTGAAGCCTTGGACTCCGAAGGGCGGGCTGAGAGGTGGCAGCTTGGGGATTTCTTGGCGAGCTTCGCGCCTTGGCGTGAGTCATTGCGGGATCTGGGTTCGACAACGCCTGGGTCTTCTTGCGCCTCGCCTTCTTTTACAGATTGCAGCTAAGACCTGCAATTTGTAAAATCCCCACCATGATTCCTCGTCACGCCACCGACACCGCGCTGCGCCTCGCGCGCGGCTTCCCGATCCTCGCGATCACCGGTCCGCGCCAATCGGGCAAGACGACCCTGGCCAAGTCCCTGAACCCCGGGCGGGCCTATGTGTCGCTGGAGGAGCCGGACCAGCGCGAACTGGCGCTGGTGGACCCACGGGGATTCCTCGCCCGCTTTCCGGACGGGGCCGTGATCGACGAGGCGCAGCACGCCCCCGACCTGATGTCCTACCTGCAGGGGTTGGTCGATGCCAGGCAGCGGATGGGCGATTTCGTGCTGACAGGCTCGCAGCAGTTCGGGCTCATGTCGCGCATCACCCAATCCCTGGCCGGGCGGGTCGGGCGGATCGAACTCCTGCCGTTCTCACTGCCGGAACTGGCCGGGGCCAGCCTCCTGCCCGGGGACCTGGACACCCTCTTGTGGCGCGGGGCCTATCCACCCCTCTATGACCGCCCGCTCGCGCCCGGCGACTGGTTTCCGAGCTATATCGCGACCTATCTGGAGCGCGATGTCCGTCAATTACTCGCGGTACGGGATCTCACGCTGTTCCAGCGTTTTGTGCGGCTGTGTGCGGCGCGCACCGGGCAATTGCTGAATCTTTCGGCGTTGGCGAACGACTGCGGCATATCGCACACTACCGCCCGGGAATGGCTGACGGTCCTGGAGGCGAGCTATCTGGTGCTGTTGCTGCCGCCCTATTTCCGCAACTTCGGCAAGCGCCTGGTGAAGACGCCGAAGCTCTATTTCCTCGACACCGGGCTGGCCGCGGCGCTGCTCGGGATCAGGGACAGTGCGGCGCTCAATATCCACCCGCAGCGCGGTGCGCTGTTCGAGACCCTGGTGGTCGGCGAATTCGTCAAACAGCGCTTCAACGCGGGCCAACCGGCCGGACTCTGGTTCTGGCGCGACAATACGGGCAACGAGGTCGATCTGCTCTTCGAGTCGGGCACCCGTTTGCAGCCGGTCGAGATCAAGTCGGGCGCCACCCTGGTGAGCGACTGGCTCCGGGGGATCGAAAAGTGGCGCTCATTGGTCGGCGCGGACGCCTTGCCGGGCTGGCTGGTCTATGGCGGTGACGACGAGTACAGCCGCGCGGGGATCGAGGTCTTTCCCTGGCGGTCGATCGGGGAGGCGGCGGGCCGGACCTGAGGACGTACCCTGGGCCGGCGGCCCCGGCTGGGCGCGGCCGGGGGCATTGATTATGACTGCGGCCATCGCGTTGGCTGCGCGGTCGTCGGTCCGCACAGCGGACCCTACGGGCCCCGCCAAGGCTGAAGCCTTGGACTCCGGGGGCCCACGACGCTAGAACCGATAACCCTTGGGCACCACCGCGATCCCCCCGGGCGAGACCGTAAAACGCTCGCTATCCTGCGTGCGCTCGAAGCCGATGCGCACCTTGGGCGGGACCTGGACGTCCTTCTCGATGATGCAGTTGCGCAGGTTGGCGCCCGGCCCGACCTGGACCCCGTCGAAGAGAATGGAAGAGTCGACGATGGCGCCGTCGCAGACCCGCACCCGGGGGAACAGGATGGACTGGTTGACGCCGCCGCCGCTGATGACCGTGCCGGCGGAGAGCATGGAGTTGACGAAGATTCCCTCGGTGCCGCTGGTGACGCCGGGGACGGTACGCGCCGGCGGGAATTGGCCCTGGTAGGTGCGGATGTTCCAGTCGGTCTGGTAGAGGTCGAGCGGGGGGGCGGCGCGCAGCAGGCCCATGTTGGCCTGGTAGTAGTCGTCGATACCGGCCAGATCGCACCAGTAGCGGTCCGGTGTCACCCGGCCGCGCTCACCGCCGAAGCGGTAGCCGCAGGCCTTCAGATCGCCCAGCAGCGGGGCGATCAGGTCCAACCCCAGGTCCAGGTCCGGCCCCTCCCGGGCGGGATCCAGGGCGGCGAGCAGCCAGGACTTCTCGAAGCAGTAGACGCCCATGGTGGAGAGGGTCTCATCCCCCGACCCCGGGTCCCCGGACGCGCCCGCGGGGGCCGGCGACAGCCCCAGGACCTGCCCCTCGCCGTCGAGGCGCACCAGCGGTTGCACGCCTGACCCGGGCTCCCGGATACCGCGCACCGCGAGCGTCACCTGGGCGCCGGACTCCCGGTGGGCCCGGACCAGCTCCGCATAGTCCATGCGGTAGATGGCCTCGCCCACCAGCACCA
The DNA window shown above is from Candidatus Thiodictyon syntrophicum and carries:
- a CDS encoding ATP-binding protein, whose amino-acid sequence is MIPRHATDTALRLARGFPILAITGPRQSGKTTLAKSLNPGRAYVSLEEPDQRELALVDPRGFLARFPDGAVIDEAQHAPDLMSYLQGLVDARQRMGDFVLTGSQQFGLMSRITQSLAGRVGRIELLPFSLPELAGASLLPGDLDTLLWRGAYPPLYDRPLAPGDWFPSYIATYLERDVRQLLAVRDLTLFQRFVRLCAARTGQLLNLSALANDCGISHTTAREWLTVLEASYLVLLLPPYFRNFGKRLVKTPKLYFLDTGLAAALLGIRDSAALNIHPQRGALFETLVVGEFVKQRFNAGQPAGLWFWRDNTGNEVDLLFESGTRLQPVEIKSGATLVSDWLRGIEKWRSLVGADALPGWLVYGGDDEYSRAGIEVFPWRSIGEAAGRT
- a CDS encoding glucose-1-phosphate adenylyltransferase family protein gives rise to the protein MSFDTLTLVLAANRGTGLEPLTIDRPKAAVPFGGKYRVIDFTLANCLHSGLRQVLVLTQYKSHSLHKHLRDGWSIFNPELREFITAVPPQQREGLNWYGGPFDAIRQNRYLVERSPASQVLVLVGEAIYRMDYAELVRAHRESGAQVTLAVRGIREPGSGVQPLVRLDGEGQVLGLSPAPAGASGDPGSGDETLSTMGVYCFEKSWLLAALDPAREGPDLDLGLDLIAPLLGDLKACGYRFGGERGRVTPDRYWCDLAGIDDYYQANMGLLRAAPPLDLYQTDWNIRTYQGQFPPARTVPGVTSGTEGIFVNSMLSAGTVISGGGVNQSILFPRVRVCDGAIVDSSILFDGVQVGPGANLRNCIIEKDVQVPPKVRIGFERTQDSERFTVSPGGIAVVPKGYRF